One genomic region from Chloroherpetonaceae bacterium encodes:
- a CDS encoding efflux RND transporter periplasmic adaptor subunit: MKQSTNLLYCIIQSKSLLEGNRFMSYTIIRLMCSIYLPLTLSSCILLFSSCSSGSKDKLSISGNDSVSSNASINTVVYPKLLYHCPMHPQVTSERPSVCPICQMDLVLKSQSSTITSDGLVYVDDRSILFANVKTAFPKFESLVKSIRSAGYIQFAEPNIRVYSSRFSGRIERLYVNETGKNISKHEKLFSIYSPTLIQAQKDYLVLKQRKDPLAQVGKEKLLLLGLQENQIDSLEMLEEPPFYNDILSPFSGIIIEKSVFEGETISEGQELFKCVDTNLLWVICELSEIDAQYVSSGDYVQIQLQSNPSHTVLAKVSFVNTIINPETRTLQIRIPIRNSSGSIKPNMFVSVSFEKELHRSLLIPFSAVILTGEKSFVWVKIKGNHYKLTEVKLGEKGKDFVQVLNGLSIGDEVVYSGAYLIDSEYQLTSNQNH, from the coding sequence ATGAAACAGAGTACGAACTTGCTCTATTGTATTATTCAATCCAAATCACTCTTGGAAGGTAACCGGTTTATGTCATATACCATCATTCGTTTAATGTGCTCAATTTACTTGCCTCTCACGCTTAGTAGTTGCATATTACTTTTTTCATCTTGCAGTTCAGGCTCCAAAGATAAATTATCAATCTCAGGTAATGATTCAGTTAGTTCGAATGCGTCAATAAATACTGTGGTTTATCCTAAACTACTTTATCATTGCCCTATGCATCCTCAAGTAACTTCAGAGCGGCCGTCAGTTTGCCCGATCTGCCAAATGGATCTTGTGTTAAAATCTCAATCGTCAACAATCACATCTGATGGACTAGTTTATGTTGATGATCGCAGTATATTATTTGCCAATGTTAAAACTGCTTTTCCAAAGTTTGAATCACTTGTAAAGTCTATTCGTAGCGCAGGATATATTCAATTTGCAGAGCCCAATATTCGAGTATATTCATCCCGTTTTTCCGGCAGAATTGAAAGGCTTTATGTTAACGAAACCGGGAAAAATATTTCTAAACATGAAAAGCTTTTTTCTATTTATTCTCCAACTTTAATTCAAGCGCAAAAGGATTATTTGGTCCTTAAGCAAAGAAAAGATCCTCTCGCACAAGTGGGAAAAGAAAAACTTCTCCTACTTGGCCTTCAAGAAAACCAAATTGATTCTTTAGAAATGCTCGAGGAACCTCCTTTTTACAATGATATTCTATCCCCTTTTTCAGGAATTATCATTGAAAAAAGTGTATTTGAGGGTGAAACTATTTCGGAAGGACAAGAACTCTTTAAATGTGTTGATACAAATTTGCTTTGGGTTATTTGTGAACTTTCTGAGATCGACGCTCAATATGTTTCATCGGGTGATTATGTACAAATTCAATTACAATCAAATCCGTCACACACAGTTTTAGCAAAAGTCTCATTCGTGAATACTATCATAAATCCCGAAACAAGGACTCTTCAAATTAGAATTCCTATAAGAAATTCAAGTGGAAGTATTAAGCCGAATATGTTCGTTTCAGTTTCTTTTGAGAAGGAACTACATCGTTCCTTGCTCATCCCTTTTTCAGCTGTAATTTTAACTGGCGAAAAATCTTTTGTTTGGGTCAAAATAAAAGGTAATCATTATAAACTTACCGAAGTTAAATTGGGTGAAAAGGGAAAAGATTTTGTTCAAGTTCTTAATGGCTTAAGCATTGGTGATGAGGTGGTTTATTCCGGTGCATATTTAATTGATTCTGAGTATCAACTAACTTCCAATCAAAATCATTAA
- a CDS encoding ABC transporter permease, which produces MVFNRFFTEVGEIFLLLFGILSSLKRVLRDRKLIIAQMAHIGVDSLPLVLLVSVFTGAIAAWQAAYQMKGFAPISMVGGITSRVIIIELGPVLTGIIIAGRVGASIAAELGTMKVTEQLDALEIMTIDPVRYLAMPRVLATTIMMPVLVVFANLVAVLGAFVVCSFFLGVSQYVFFESTKAFFYMKDVLGALLKAAIFGLQTSLLGCHIGFQTSGGAEGVGISTIRSFVVSSALILIADYVLWFFLF; this is translated from the coding sequence ATGGTGTTCAATCGTTTTTTTACAGAAGTCGGAGAGATTTTTTTACTTCTTTTTGGTATCCTTTCTTCGTTGAAGAGAGTTCTTAGAGATCGAAAGTTAATCATTGCCCAAATGGCACATATTGGCGTTGATTCGCTCCCTTTAGTTTTGCTGGTTTCAGTTTTTACTGGAGCGATTGCCGCGTGGCAAGCCGCCTATCAAATGAAAGGTTTTGCTCCGATTTCTATGGTTGGTGGAATTACAAGTAGAGTCATCATCATTGAATTAGGGCCAGTTCTTACTGGAATTATTATTGCAGGTAGAGTGGGTGCTTCTATCGCTGCTGAATTAGGAACAATGAAGGTCACAGAACAATTAGATGCGCTAGAAATTATGACGATTGACCCTGTTAGATACCTCGCGATGCCGCGCGTTTTAGCGACAACGATAATGATGCCAGTATTAGTTGTTTTTGCAAATTTGGTCGCAGTATTAGGCGCATTTGTTGTTTGTAGTTTCTTCCTCGGTGTTTCTCAATATGTTTTTTTTGAATCAACTAAAGCCTTCTTTTACATGAAAGATGTGTTAGGAGCTCTTCTTAAAGCTGCGATTTTTGGTTTGCAAACTTCGCTTTTAGGTTGTCATATCGGCTTTCAAACTTCCGGCGGAGCGGAAGGTGTTGGAATCTCTACGATTCGTAGCTTTGTTGTTTCATCAGCCTTAATTCTCATCGCTGATTACGTTTTATGGTTTTTCTTGTTTTAA
- a CDS encoding ATP-binding cassette domain-containing protein — MISVQNISKSYESPSFFGKKKLFEAVKDVSFNLFAGKTLGLVGESGCGKSTIGKIIAHLTKPTKGQIFFQGNNTQILSQVQQSSLRKDIQIIFQDPFSSLNPRHTVFQMLSEVLIYHEIPLNHSLIDTVTYTLERVGLRKEHLNRYPHEFSGGQRQRLVIARALSLQPKVLICDEPVSALDVSIQSQIINLLIDLQKDFGLTYLFISHSLSVVKHISHDVAVMYLGKIVEYGSCNQIFSNPQHSYTKLLLDSIPKFSDINS, encoded by the coding sequence GTGATTTCAGTACAAAACATTTCTAAAAGTTATGAGTCCCCATCCTTTTTCGGGAAAAAGAAATTGTTTGAGGCAGTTAAAGATGTTTCTTTTAATTTGTTCGCTGGTAAAACATTAGGACTGGTAGGGGAGTCTGGCTGTGGTAAATCAACAATAGGCAAAATTATTGCGCACTTGACTAAACCCACTAAAGGTCAAATTTTTTTTCAGGGAAATAACACCCAAATACTTTCCCAAGTTCAACAATCTTCGCTTAGAAAGGATATTCAAATTATATTTCAAGATCCCTTTAGCTCACTAAATCCAAGACATACTGTGTTTCAGATGCTTTCAGAGGTTCTTATTTATCATGAAATTCCACTTAATCATTCACTGATTGATACTGTTACTTATACGCTTGAAAGGGTTGGTTTAAGAAAAGAACATTTGAACCGCTACCCACATGAATTTTCTGGAGGACAGCGACAAAGGCTTGTTATAGCAAGAGCTTTATCACTTCAACCAAAAGTCTTGATTTGTGACGAGCCTGTCTCTGCGCTAGATGTTTCAATTCAGTCACAAATAATTAATCTACTCATCGATCTTCAGAAGGACTTTGGACTTACTTACTTGTTTATTTCACATAGTCTTTCAGTAGTCAAGCATATTTCACATGATGTTGCAGTCATGTACTTAGGCAAAATCGTTGAGTATGGATCATGCAATCAAATATTTTCGAATCCCCAGCATTCATATACAAAACTCCTATTAGATTCCATTCCTAAATTTTCTGACATTAATTCCTAG